The genome window CAGGCCTTTGAGCAGGGCGCCGCCGCCGGAAAGTGCGATGCCGCGGTCGAGGATGTCGGCGGACAATTCCGGCGGCGTTTGTTCCAGGCAGTGCTTGGTGGCTTCGACGATGGCATTGACGCAATCCGCGAGCGCCTCCTGCACTTCTATCGAGCTGATCTCGACGGTTTTGGGAATGCCGGCGACCATGTCGCGGCCGCGCACGGTCATCGTGGCCTTGTCCTGATAGGGCGCCGCGGAGCCGAGCGTGATTTTGATCTGCTCGGCGGTGTTTTCGCCGACCAGCAGGTTGTAGTTGCGTTTGAAATGTTGCACGATGGCTTCATTCATCTCGTCGCCGGCGATGCGGATCGAGCTGTGATTGACGATGCCCGACAGTGAGATCACCGCGATTTCGGTGGTGCCGCCGCCGATGTCGATCACCATGCTGCCCACCGGCTCATCGATCGGCAGTCCGATACCGATGGCCGCCGCCATCGGCTCGTCGATCAAATGAACTTCGCGCGCGCCCGCGTGTTCCGCGGAATCGCGCACCGCCCGTTTTTCCACCTCGGTGACGCCGCTGGGAATGCTGATCGCCATGCGCGGCCGCCAGATGCGCGTCACCTGCACGGTGCGGATGAAGTGACGGATCATGGCCTCGGCCAGCTCGAAATCCGCAATGACGCCGTCTTTCATCGGCCGCACGGTCACAATCTCGTTGGGCGTACGGCCCTGCATCTCCTTGGCAGCATGGCCATAGGCCACGATCTCCTGGTCGATCTTGCGCAATGCGATGATACTGGGCTCGTTGACGAGAATGCCGCGGCCCCGCACGTAGACCAGGGTATTGGCCGTGCCCAGGTCCATGGCAATGTCAGTTGACAAAACGTTTTGCAAAGAAAAATTCATGCGCGATTCGCCTTTCCTCACGGCAACGTGTCTTACAATGAGGTGAAGATACGTTGATCTCTTCAGTTGTTCTTGTTTTTTTGATGACGATGCAGCCGCTCACGCCATTCTTTCCGTTCGGCGAAAACCTACACACGCCTTCCCCCTCTTCAATTCCCCTCGATGCTTGCCCGCATGAGCCGGTTGGCGGGCGCGTCGCCACGGCGGAAAATCCGGTTGCGGCGCAGACAGCGTGCGTTTGGGCCGGTGGGCCGGTGAGCTGCCAGTCAATTTTGCCTTCCTTCTGTTAGAGAAGCCGGACTAATGGCGGAAGTGCCGCACGCCGGTGAACACCATTGCCATTTTATGCTGATCAGCCGCTGCGATGACCTCGGCGTCGCGCAGCGAACCGCCCGGCTGAATGATCGCCTGCGCCCCGGCGGCAGCAGCCTGCTCCACGCTGTCGGCAAACGGGAAAAACGCATCGCTCGCCACCACCGACCCTTGCAGCTCCAGGCCGGCGCGCCGAGCCTTTTCGACCGCGAGCCAGGCGGAATCAACGCGGCTCATTTGTCCTGCGCCGATGCCGAGCGTGCGATCGTCGCCGCAGAAGATCACCGCGTTGGATTTGACGGCGCGCACCACCTTCCAGGCAAAACGCAACGCACGCCATTGCTCCTCCTCCGGCGGTCGCTGCGTGACGACGCGGAATGCGGTTTCATCGTCGTTGCCGGTATCCGGCTCCTGCACCAACACGCCGCCCGCAACCGTCTTGCAGTCGAAGGCAGCGGGCGCCGGCTGGCTGATACCATCCATTTCCAGCAGCCGCAGATTTTTCTTGCCCGCCAGCATGCGTTGCGCCTCGGCGCTGAATCCCGGCGCCAGAATCACTTCGGTG of bacterium contains these proteins:
- a CDS encoding rod shape-determining protein, with protein sequence MNFSLQNVLSTDIAMDLGTANTLVYVRGRGILVNEPSIIALRKIDQEIVAYGHAAKEMQGRTPNEIVTVRPMKDGVIADFELAEAMIRHFIRTVQVTRIWRPRMAISIPSGVTEVEKRAVRDSAEHAGAREVHLIDEPMAAAIGIGLPIDEPVGSMVIDIGGGTTEIAVISLSGIVNHSSIRIAGDEMNEAIVQHFKRNYNLLVGENTAEQIKITLGSAAPYQDKATMTVRGRDMVAGIPKTVEISSIEVQEALADCVNAIVEATKHCLEQTPPELSADILDRGIALSGGGALLKGLDERLRRETSLPIIVAEDPLTAVVRGTGKVLEAIHKYQKVLTKVKRY